The genomic segment GCCCCCCGCGTCGACGAGCACATGAAGGCCGCTTCCGGTCGTAATCAGGATGCTGTCTCCCTGACCGACGTCGAGAAAAGAGACCGCGCCCGTCCGATCGAGCTCGACCGGGGGCGCTTCCCAGGCGAGCATGCCCAGCCAACTCAGCGCAAAGAGCGCGGCAGAGAGCCGCCGAATGCGGCGCGCATTCAATGAGAACCTTATCGCCGCAAGGCCTTCGCCGAATGGAGACGTTGCGGAAGCCCGTTTGGAGCGCCAGCCGGCAGAGACGGACTCTTCCGGAGCGACGGCGGAGGGGAAAACGCTGCGCGGACGGAGCAGCGGACCGTGCAGCGGCTCGGTCCATTCGCCTCCGGTCTGCGCGCCCCCGGCATACGCGGCGATACGCTCGGCGCGCTCGTCCGGATCGAACGGATCCGAGGCGGCAAGCTGCGCCGCGGCAGCTTCGGCCGTCGCAGCCAGCTCCTCGCGAAGCCGGAGCGAGCGGCGTGCGAAGGCAAGCGTTGCCAGCAGCAACGCATAAAAGGCGAGCACCCAGATAAAATCGGGCTGATGCCATACTGTCGCTAAAGCTTTAACCGATCCGAGCCAGTCGGTCGCCGCGAAGGTCGCGCGGTTGCATAGCGTGGCGAGCTTCGCGGCGACGAGGCCGAGCGGCAGCCAGACGGCGCCCAGCGCCAGCGCGGCCATCCCGAGCGGCATGACGACAAAGCTGATAAACGGCACAAGTACAAGGTTAGCAAGCAGCGACAGCAGATGCAGCTGATGAAAATAATACGCGGTGACCGGAAAAGAAAAGAGCTGCGCGGTTAAAGCGACGGCGAGCGACGAGCGGATGAACGGCGAGCGTATGCGAATGGCAAGCAGCTCATTCATGACCGGCACACAGAGCAAGAGACCCGCGGTAACGATAAAGGAGAGCTGAAAGCTGACGTCCTCCACGACGGACGGACGCCAGACGACCATGATGAGCGCGGATGCGGCAAGCAGGTGAAGCCCGTCCTTCAACTTCCCCTGCCGCGCGAGCCACAGGGCGATCATCGACATCAGACAGGCGCGGACGGCCGACGGAGAGGCGCCGGTAAGCAGCATATAGACGGGCATCGCCGATGCCGCAAAGCCAAGCGAACGCTCCCGGGTCCAGCGCACGAGTTTGCCGAGCATCAGCAAAATGTAAACGACGACAGCGACGTGCAGGCCGGAAATGGCGAGCACATGCGTCAGCCCGAGCCGGGAAAAGTCATCGTATTGCTCCGGATCGATATCGTCTACGATGCCTGCGACCAAACCTTTCATATAACCGGCGTCCTTTTTGCCGTACAATTGATCGGTCAGCTTCCCGATCGCCTCTCGGGACTCGTCGAACCAGCGGAGCGTACGATCGAGGAGCGGCACGCGGCCGTTCGTTCGCCTCACGGCTTCCGCGCCTTTGGCGCTTACGGTCCAATAGATGTCTTGCCTGCTCAAATAATGACGATAGTCGAAGCCGCCGAAATTACCCGCGTCGGCGGGAAGCTTGAGCGTGCCGGCGACCTCGACGGATATCCCGCGCTTCCAGGATGCCGCGGTCGCCAGCTCTTCCTCGGCGGACAGCCTAACGCGGATCAGCAGCTTCTCGACGGTGCGCAGCGCTGCTTCGTCGCCTGACCGGACAAGACTCGCGCGCAACGGAAAAGTCACCGTATCGCCGTCGATCGCCGCAGGCTCCAGCAGTCGTCCGGACGCGATCACCGACCGTCCCTCCGGCCCGGTCCATGCCGCCGTCAGATCGGAGCCATGCCCGGATTCGTTCCATATCCGCAGGCCTGCCGACAGCAGCAAGGCCGCTGCGCATAACGCGCCCGTCCGCGGCCGAATCCGCCCGGCGAGGACGAATGCCGTAAGCGCGGCGACGATGCCGACATAGACGAGCGTTGCGGGCAAGCCGTGCCGGACCGACCAGACGCCGCTGCCCGCGACCCAGAACCCCGCTACGCATACCAGCGGCCTGCGATCCATTGATTTCACGCTCCTTTTCATAAAAAGAAGAACCCTGCGCGTTCAGCAGGGTTCTTCCCGGTGGCCTTCTCTATATTTGAAGCATTCGAACTTTATACTTTAGTCGGCTTCCTTCACTTCCGTATCCTGAGGAGGCGCATAATCCGGAATCGTCCTGAAAACGATGCGGCGTTCGGCCATCAACGCGGATACTTTGTCATGATCCTTCGGGTAACCGCGATGGAATACGATCTCGACGATGCCGCTGTTAGCGAGCATGTTGGCGCAAGTCCAGCACGGTTGATCGGTCACGTAAACGGTAGAGCCCTCTCTGTCAATCCGATCCGTGAACAGCAGCAAATTCTGCTCTGCGTGAATCGTGCGAATGCAGCGCTCTTTTTTGACCATGGCCCCTGGTTGGCCTGAAGGCGACGGCGCGAATTCTTCGACGATCATGCAGCCGGCCTCCGAACAATCGGGTACGCCCATCGGCGCGCCGTTGTAGGCCGTGCCCAGCAGCTTCTTGCCTTGTACGAGCACGGCGCCCACATGCCGCCTCGGACAACGCGACCTTGTCGATGCCATGAAGGCGATGTCCATAAAGTAAGTATCCCAATCCTTGCGAACCGCAAGCGCCATCTGGCTTTGCCTCCTGTCGTATATCCCCGGACGCCGCTTGGCCTAATCTGCCTTGATAAGCGGCAACAGCTTCGCGAGCAGCTTGTCTCCGATTCCTTTGACGTCTCTCAGCGACTCCGCGGATTTGAACCGCCCGTGCGCATCCCGATATTGTACGATCGCTTCGGCTTTGGCCGGCCCGATGCCCGGCAGCGCATCCAGCTGAGCGGCGCTGGCCACATTGATATCGAGCCGTCCGTCCGCCGCCGAAGCTTCGGGTTGGGTCCCCTGCCGCGCCTCGTCGTCCGCATTCGTAACCGGTCCGGCGTTAATTACGTCTTCTGCTTCAACGAAAGTGTCCGTTGTTTTATCAATATTCTTCAAGGGAGTGCCGGAATCTCCCGAAGCGCCAGATTCGCTGCCTGACGCCTTGCCTGTTATTTCTGAATTTCCAGCGACCACGCTTGCGTTCGTTTTCGATCCGCCCGCTGGCGGCCTGACAGCGCCCTCAGGCACGATGGATTGGGCGGTGGCCGTCAAACCTGTTTTTGGCGCGTTACTTGTCGACTTGTCCGTGCCTTCGGCCTTCCTGTTCCCTGCCTCCGCTTCTGCCACCGCCGCCGCGACCTGCGCATTGACCGGCTCCCAGCCGGGCACCTTTCCGTCGGACGGCGCAAGCCACCCCCAAGCGAGCAGAGCTGCCGCTGCCGCACCGGCTATGAGAGCCGCCTTGCTTCGCAGTCCGGCGCTTCGTGCCGATTGCCTTCCCATTAGCTTCTCCTCCGTGTTCGTCGCCTGACGCGACTTGCATTCGTCCATTTTTAAAACGCATAAAAAATCGAGTCATGTCGGCCAAACCTGCTGACATACAATGGAAAGAAGCCATGCAAAATGCCAATAGCGGGAGGAGGACCTCAGATGAAGGTCGGCTTCATCGGCGCCGGAAGCATGGGCGGTCTGCTAGCGGGAGCCTTGCTGCGCGCCCGGGCTTTTGAGCCGTCGGAAGTGACGATCGCAACCCGCACCTCCTCCAAAGCGGAACGTCTGGCGCAACAGTTCCCGGGCCTTCGGATCGGGCCGACGAACGCGTCAGCCGTCCGGGACGCGGATATCGTCTTTCTGTGCGTCAAGCCGCTCGACTACCGGGCGGTGATCGGCGAGATTCGAGAATCGCTCCGTCCGGAGCAGCTGCTGGTGTCGATTACCAGTCCCGTCACGCTGGAGCAGCTTGAGCGTTTATTGCCCTGCAAGACGGCGAAGATCGTTCCAAGCATCGTCAACGGCGCAGCGAGCGGCGCTTCGCTGTTCATGTACGGCACGAGGCTCGAGCCCGCCGACAAAAAGCTGCTGATCTCCATGTTCGCGCGCATCAGCGAGCCGATCGAAGTGCCCGAGGACAGCGTACGCGCCGCTTCGGATCTGTCCAGCTGCGGCCCTGCCTTTATGGCGTATCTGCTGGAGCAATTCGTGGAAACGACGGTCGAATTCGGAGGGCTCGCGCCCGAGGTCGCAGCCAGAGTCGGCGCCGAGATGATGCTCGGCACGGCGAGACTGCTGGAACAGGGCTGCACGACGCGGGAGCTGCAGGAACGCGTCTGCGTGCCCGGCGGCATTACGGCGGTAGCGATGGAAGAGCTGCGGCTCGCGACCAAAGACGCCTTCCGCAAAGTCATGCGGAAAACGCATGACAAGTTCGCGGAAGATCTAGCGAAAGTCGAAGCTTCGCTTTCGGAGCAGTCTTTTTCCTCCGATTAGAGAAAACGCGCTGCGGCGACGCAAAGGGCGGCCCGGTCATCCGATCGGGCCGCCCTTGACGTGTCAGTTCGCTACGATGTTGACGAGCTTGCCCTTGACCGCGATAATCTTGCGCACCGTCTTGCCTTCCGTGACGGCCTTGACCTTCTCCAGTGCGAGCGCGGCTTCCTGCAGCGCTTCTCCCTCGAGATCGGCCGCCACGAACACGCGGTCTACGATCTTGCCGTTGACCTGAACGGCGATCTCGACTTCGGCGTCTACCGTCAGCGCAGCGTCGTAGGTCGGCCAAGCCGCATAGGTCACGCTCTCCGTATGGCCGAGCTTCTCCCAGAGTTCCTCGGCGATATGCGGCGCGATCGGCGACAGCATCTGCACGAAGTGCTCCATCGCCTGCTTCGGCAGCTCCTCGACCTTGTACGCATCGTTGACGAAGATCATCAGCTGGCTGATCGCGGTGTTGAAGCGCAGGCCCTCGTAG from the Cohnella hashimotonis genome contains:
- the comER gene encoding late competence protein ComER; the encoded protein is MKVGFIGAGSMGGLLAGALLRARAFEPSEVTIATRTSSKAERLAQQFPGLRIGPTNASAVRDADIVFLCVKPLDYRAVIGEIRESLRPEQLLVSITSPVTLEQLERLLPCKTAKIVPSIVNGAASGASLFMYGTRLEPADKKLLISMFARISEPIEVPEDSVRAASDLSSCGPAFMAYLLEQFVETTVEFGGLAPEVAARVGAEMMLGTARLLEQGCTTRELQERVCVPGGITAVAMEELRLATKDAFRKVMRKTHDKFAEDLAKVEASLSEQSFSSD
- a CDS encoding ComEA family DNA-binding protein; translated protein: MGRQSARSAGLRSKAALIAGAAAAALLAWGWLAPSDGKVPGWEPVNAQVAAAVAEAEAGNRKAEGTDKSTSNAPKTGLTATAQSIVPEGAVRPPAGGSKTNASVVAGNSEITGKASGSESGASGDSGTPLKNIDKTTDTFVEAEDVINAGPVTNADDEARQGTQPEASAADGRLDINVASAAQLDALPGIGPAKAEAIVQYRDAHGRFKSAESLRDVKGIGDKLLAKLLPLIKAD
- a CDS encoding deoxycytidylate deaminase, producing MALAVRKDWDTYFMDIAFMASTRSRCPRRHVGAVLVQGKKLLGTAYNGAPMGVPDCSEAGCMIVEEFAPSPSGQPGAMVKKERCIRTIHAEQNLLLFTDRIDREGSTVYVTDQPCWTCANMLANSGIVEIVFHRGYPKDHDKVSALMAERRIVFRTIPDYAPPQDTEVKEAD
- a CDS encoding ComEC/Rec2 family competence protein translates to MDRRPLVCVAGFWVAGSGVWSVRHGLPATLVYVGIVAALTAFVLAGRIRPRTGALCAAALLLSAGLRIWNESGHGSDLTAAWTGPEGRSVIASGRLLEPAAIDGDTVTFPLRASLVRSGDEAALRTVEKLLIRVRLSAEEELATAASWKRGISVEVAGTLKLPADAGNFGGFDYRHYLSRQDIYWTVSAKGAEAVRRTNGRVPLLDRTLRWFDESREAIGKLTDQLYGKKDAGYMKGLVAGIVDDIDPEQYDDFSRLGLTHVLAISGLHVAVVVYILLMLGKLVRWTRERSLGFAASAMPVYMLLTGASPSAVRACLMSMIALWLARQGKLKDGLHLLAASALIMVVWRPSVVEDVSFQLSFIVTAGLLLCVPVMNELLAIRIRSPFIRSSLAVALTAQLFSFPVTAYYFHQLHLLSLLANLVLVPFISFVVMPLGMAALALGAVWLPLGLVAAKLATLCNRATFAATDWLGSVKALATVWHQPDFIWVLAFYALLLATLAFARRSLRLREELAATAEAAAAQLAASDPFDPDERAERIAAYAGGAQTGGEWTEPLHGPLLRPRSVFPSAVAPEESVSAGWRSKRASATSPFGEGLAAIRFSLNARRIRRLSAALFALSWLGMLAWEAPPVELDRTGAVSFLDVGQGDSILITTGSGLHVLVDAGGTVTFGASKEPWRLRKDPYEVGRKTLVPLLKQRGIRRLDALVLTHLDADHIGGAHAIIRELQVGRIWFNGTIKPDADVLRLFHEAIDAGIPLYAIEAGATWRPDASATFEALYPLNSDGDDRIPSIGEQNDMSVVLRLTLYGRVFVLPGDLEASGETAVLGELRRRVGEGATAIDVLKAGHHGSKTSTTAPWLAWWNPTDVVVSAGKNNLYGHPHAEIVDRILASGAALERTDIQGEIAYRVRPDGRLERRTKRP